One segment of Poecile atricapillus isolate bPoeAtr1 chromosome 5, bPoeAtr1.hap1, whole genome shotgun sequence DNA contains the following:
- the NDUFS1 gene encoding NADH-ubiquinone oxidoreductase 75 kDa subunit, mitochondrial, protein MLRLLAVPRTLAGVTQSSRVCGRTTATAASNQIEVFVDGHPVLVNPGTTVLQACEKAGVQIPRFCYHDRLSVAGNCRMCLVEIEKAPKPVAACAMPVMKGWNILTNSEKSRKAREGVMEFLLANHPLDCPICDQGGECDLQDQSMMFGSDRSRFRESKRAVEDKNIGPLVKTIMTRCIQCTRCIRFASEIAGVDDLGTTGRGNDMQVGTYVEKMFMSELSGNIIDICPVGALTSKPYAFTARPWETRKVESIDVLDAVGSNIVVSTRTGEVMRILPRLHEDINEEWISDKTRFAYDGLKRQRLTQPMIKNEKGVFVYASWEDVLARVAGVLQAVEGKHIAAVVGGLVDAEALIALKDLLNRVNCDTLCTEEIFPTAGAGTDLRSNYLLNTKIAGVEEADVLLLVGTNPRFEAPLFNARIRKSWLHNDLQVALVGSPVNLTYTYKHLGESPQILQDIASGKHAFCKVLDHAKKPMVVVGSAALQRGDGAAIHAAVSTIAQNARTKSSAGDDWKVMNILHRVASQVAALDLGFKPGVEAIRKNSPKVLYLLGADSGCITRQDLSKECFIIYQGHHGDVGAPMADIILPGAAYTEKAATYVNTEGRAQQTRVAVTPPGMAREDWKIIRAVSELAGLTLPYENLDQIRKRLEEVSPNLVRYDDVEEANYFVQANELAKLAKQQLLADPLVPPQLTIKDFYMTDSISRASQTMAKCVKAVVEGAHAVEEPSIC, encoded by the exons ATGCTTCGACTGCTTGCTGTCCCCAGGACTTTAGCTGGGGTCACCCAATCCTCCAGAGTATGTG GGCGTACAACTGCAACAGCAGCCAGCAACCAAATAGAGGTGTTTGTGGATGGCCATCCTGTATTGGTGAACCCTGGAACCACAGTACTGCAG gCCTGTGAAAAGGCTGGAGTTCAGATACCTCGTTTTTGTTACCATGATCGTCTCTCTGTTGCTGGAAACTGTAGGATGTGTCTTGTGGAAATAGAGAAAGCTCCAAAG CCCGTTGCTGCTTGTGCCATGCCAGTTATGAAGGGCTGGAATATACTGACAAACTCTGAGAAGTCCAGGAAAGCAAG AGAGGGTGTAATGGAGTTCCTGCTGGCAAATCACCCATTGGACTGTCCTATCTGTGATCAGGGTGGAGAATGTGATCTACAG GACCAGTCAATGATGTTTGGCAGTGATAGGAGCAGATTTAGGGAGAGCAAACGTGCTGTGGAGGACAAGAACATTGGCCCATTAGTCAAAACCATCATGACTCGGTGTATACAGTGCACTCGATGCATCAG GTTTGCTAGTGAGATTGCAGGGGTAGATGACTTGGGAACAACCGGAAGAGGAAATGATATGCAAGTTGGTACTTACGTTGAGAAAATGTTTATGTCTGAGTTATCAGGAAATATTATTGACATCTGCCCAGTTGGTGCTCTTACCTCCAAGCCATATGCCTTTACTGCACGCCCATGGGAGACAAG GAAGGTAGAGTCCATTGATGTTCTTGATGCAGTTGGAAGCAACATTGTAGTGAGCACGAGGACTGGAGAAGTGATGAGAATTTTACCAAGGCTGCATGAGGATATCAATGAGGAATGGATATCTGACAAAACAAG GTTTGCTTATGATGGTTTGAAGCGTCAGAGACTTACTCAGCCAATGATCAAAAACGAGAAAGGAGTATTTGTTTATGCCTCATGGGAGGATGTATTAGCTCGTGTTGCTGGTGTG ctccaggcagtggaAGGTAAGCATATAGCAGCAGTTGTAGGAGGGCTGGTGGATGCAGAAGCACTAATAGCTCTGAAAGATCTGCTGAATAGAGTGAATTGTGATACGCTCTGCACTGAAGAGATCTTTCCTACTGCTGGAGCTGG CACAGATTTACGCTCTAACTACCTGCTGAATACCAAGATTGCTGGGGTGGAGGAGGCAGATGTCCTCCTTCTGGTTGGCACCAATCCACGGTTTGAGGCACCACTTTTTAATGCTAGAATTCGAAAGAG CTGGCTTCACAATGACTTGCAAGTGGCCCTTGTTGGCTCTCCTGTGAATTTGACCTACACATACAAACATCTAGGAGAGTCCCCACAGATACTTCAGGACATTGCTTCTGGCAAACATGCCTTCTGCAAG GTCCTCGACCATGCCAAAAAGCCAATGGTGGTGGTGGGCAGTGCAGCCCTGCAGCGTGGTGATGGAGCTGCCATCCATGCTGCTGTTTCCACCATTGCACAGAATGCCAGGACCAAGAGCAGTGCTGGTGATGATTGGAAGGTCATGAACATCCTACACAG GGTTGCAAGCCAAGTCGCTGCTTTGGACCTGGGTTTCAAACCAGGAGTGGAGGCAATTAGGAAAAATTCTCCCAAAGTATTGTATCTCTTAGGAGCAGATTCAGGTTGTATAACACGTCAAGACTTGTCAAAAGAGTGTTTTATCATTTATCAAG GGCATCATGGGGATGTGGGAGCTCCCATGGCTGATATTATTCTCCCGGGAGCAGCGTATACAGAGAAGGCAGCCACGTATGTGAATACCGAAGGTCGGGCGCAGCAGACAAGGGTAGCAGTAACACCTCCTGGGATGGCAAGGGAAGACTGGAAAATCATTAGAGCTGTCTCTGAG TTGGCTGGTTTGACCTTGCCTTATGAGAACCTCGATCAAATACGGAAGCGTTTAGAAGAGGTATCACCCAATCTTGTTCGATATGATGATGTGGAAGAAGCTAACTACTTCGTCCAGGCAAATGAATTGGCAAAG TTGGCAAAGCAACAGCTTCTTGCTGATCCTCTTGTTCCACCTCAGCTCACAATAAAAGACTTTTATATGACAG attcCATCAGTAGAGCATCCCAGACAATGGCCAAGTGTGTGAAAGCTGTTGTTGAAGGTGCCCATGCAGTAGAAGAGCCATCCATCTGCTAG
- the EEF1B2 gene encoding elongation factor 1-beta, with product MGFGDLKSAAGLRVLNDFLADKSYIEGYVPSQADIAVFEAIAAPPPADLFHALRWYNHIKSYEKQKASLPGVKKALGKYGPADVEDTTGAATDSKDDDDIDLFGSDDEEESEEAKKLREERLAQYESKKSKKPAVVAKSSILLDVKPWDDETDMAKLEECVRSIQADGLVWGSSKLVPVGYGIKKLQIQCVVEDDKVGTDMLEERITAFEDYVQSMDVAAFNKI from the exons ATGGGCTTCGGGGACCTGAAGTCCGCCGCGGGCCTCCGCGTCCTCAACGACTTCCTGGCCGACAAGAGCTACATCGAAGG GTACGTTCCTTCGCAGGCTGACATAGCAGTGTTCGAAGCGATCGCTGCCCCGCCGCCTGCAGACTTATTCCATGCTCTCCGGTGGTACAATCATATTAAGTCGTATGAGAAGCAAAAGGCAAG cttgcCAGGAGTAAAGAAGGCTTTGGGAAAATATGGTCCTGCTGATGTTGAGGACACAACAGGTGCAGCCACAGATAGCAAAGATGATGATGACATTGACCTTTTTGGATCTGATGATGAGGAG GAGAGTGAAGAAGCAAAGAAACTGAGGGAAGAACGTCTGGCCCAGTATGAATCAAAGAAGTCCAAAA AACCAGCAGTTGTTGCCAAGTCATCAATCTTGCTTGATGTGAAACCTTGGGATGATGAGACAGACATGGCCAAACTAGAGGAGTGTGTTCGAAGCATTCAAGCAGATGGCTTGGTCTGGGGATCTT ccaaGCTAGTACCTGTTGGCTATGGTATCAAAAAGCTTCAGATCCAGTGTGTTGTTGAAGATGATAAAGTTGGAACAGATATGCTGGAAGAAAGAATAACAGCTTTTGAAGATTATGTACAATCAATGGATGTAGCTGCTTTCAATAAGATTTAA
- the CMKLR2 gene encoding chemerin-like receptor 2 isoform X1, giving the protein MLEIQAAFLFCAVKTGQEQQGLPRKPLCNMTFEDFENYSYFYDLSEEDESPQSSLSIAHIISLFFYSVAFLLGVPGNAIVIWFMGFKWEKSVSTLWFLNLAIADFIFVLFLPLYITYVAMGFHWPFGKWLCKMNSFIALLNMFASVFFLTFISLDRYVRLVHPVFSYKYRTVKNTLVLSGVIWMSAAIIGGPALYFRDTATVLNNVTICYNNFHVHDKELILLTHHILIWVRLAFGYLFPLVTMVICYSLLIVKVKRRTVLTSSRLFWTITAVVVAFFVCWTPYHIFSIVELSAHHDENLHDLLQDGIPLSTGLGFINSCLNPILYVLISKKFQAQVKSTVSEVLKLALWEVSRSGTVSEQLWSSDNAPVHYCETAQ; this is encoded by the coding sequence aaagcCACTCTGCAACATGACATTTGAAGATTTTGAGAACTACTCTTATTTCTATGATCTGTCTGAGGAAGATGAGTCACCCCAGTCCTCCCTCAGCATTGCCCAtattatttcccttttcttttacaGTGTGGCATttctgctgggagtgccaggtAATGCCATTGTCATCTGGTTTATGGGCTTTAAGTGGGAAAAATCTGTTTCCACACTCTGGTTCCTGAATCTGGCCATTGCAGATTTCATTTTTGTTCTCTTCCTGCCCCTCTATATTACATACGTGGCAATGGGCTTCCACTGGCCTTTTGGGAAGTGGCTCTGCAAAATGAACTCATTCATTGCACTGCTTAATATGTTTGCCAGTGTTTTCTTCCTGACATTCATCAGCCTTGACCGCTACGTCCGCCTTGTCCACCCGGTCTTTTCCTACAAATACAGGACTGTGAAGAACACCCTCGTTCTGAGTGGGGTCATTTGGATGTCAGCTGCAATTATTGGTGGCCCTGCCTTATACTTTAGAGACACAGCTACAGTTCTCAACAATGTCACCATTTGCTACAACAACTTCCATGTGCATGACAAGGAACTTATTTTGCTGACACATCACATTCTCATTTGGGTGAGGCTTGCGTTTGGTTACCTCTTTCCTTTAGTGACCATGGTTATTTGCTACTCACTGCTGATTGTCAAAGTGAAGAGGAGAACTGTATTGACTTCTAGCAGGCTTTTCTGGACCATCACTGCTGTAGTTGTAGCTTTTTTTGTCTGCTGGACACCGTATCACATATTCAGCATTGTGGAGCTGTCTGCTCACCATGATGAAAACTTGCATGACTTACTACAGGATGGCATTCCCCTCTCCACTGGCCTTGGTTTCATCAACAGTTGCCTCAACCCAATCCTCTACGTTCTGATTAGCAAAAAGTTCCAAGCCCAGGTCAAGAGCACAGTGTCTGAGGTGCTGAAGCTGGCCCTGTGGGAGGTGAGCCGCTCGGGAACGGTCAGCGAGCAGCTGTGGAGCTCAGACAACGCGCCTGTGCACTACTGTGAAACTGCCCAGTGA
- the CMKLR2 gene encoding chemerin-like receptor 2 isoform X2, whose product MTFEDFENYSYFYDLSEEDESPQSSLSIAHIISLFFYSVAFLLGVPGNAIVIWFMGFKWEKSVSTLWFLNLAIADFIFVLFLPLYITYVAMGFHWPFGKWLCKMNSFIALLNMFASVFFLTFISLDRYVRLVHPVFSYKYRTVKNTLVLSGVIWMSAAIIGGPALYFRDTATVLNNVTICYNNFHVHDKELILLTHHILIWVRLAFGYLFPLVTMVICYSLLIVKVKRRTVLTSSRLFWTITAVVVAFFVCWTPYHIFSIVELSAHHDENLHDLLQDGIPLSTGLGFINSCLNPILYVLISKKFQAQVKSTVSEVLKLALWEVSRSGTVSEQLWSSDNAPVHYCETAQ is encoded by the coding sequence ATGACATTTGAAGATTTTGAGAACTACTCTTATTTCTATGATCTGTCTGAGGAAGATGAGTCACCCCAGTCCTCCCTCAGCATTGCCCAtattatttcccttttcttttacaGTGTGGCATttctgctgggagtgccaggtAATGCCATTGTCATCTGGTTTATGGGCTTTAAGTGGGAAAAATCTGTTTCCACACTCTGGTTCCTGAATCTGGCCATTGCAGATTTCATTTTTGTTCTCTTCCTGCCCCTCTATATTACATACGTGGCAATGGGCTTCCACTGGCCTTTTGGGAAGTGGCTCTGCAAAATGAACTCATTCATTGCACTGCTTAATATGTTTGCCAGTGTTTTCTTCCTGACATTCATCAGCCTTGACCGCTACGTCCGCCTTGTCCACCCGGTCTTTTCCTACAAATACAGGACTGTGAAGAACACCCTCGTTCTGAGTGGGGTCATTTGGATGTCAGCTGCAATTATTGGTGGCCCTGCCTTATACTTTAGAGACACAGCTACAGTTCTCAACAATGTCACCATTTGCTACAACAACTTCCATGTGCATGACAAGGAACTTATTTTGCTGACACATCACATTCTCATTTGGGTGAGGCTTGCGTTTGGTTACCTCTTTCCTTTAGTGACCATGGTTATTTGCTACTCACTGCTGATTGTCAAAGTGAAGAGGAGAACTGTATTGACTTCTAGCAGGCTTTTCTGGACCATCACTGCTGTAGTTGTAGCTTTTTTTGTCTGCTGGACACCGTATCACATATTCAGCATTGTGGAGCTGTCTGCTCACCATGATGAAAACTTGCATGACTTACTACAGGATGGCATTCCCCTCTCCACTGGCCTTGGTTTCATCAACAGTTGCCTCAACCCAATCCTCTACGTTCTGATTAGCAAAAAGTTCCAAGCCCAGGTCAAGAGCACAGTGTCTGAGGTGCTGAAGCTGGCCCTGTGGGAGGTGAGCCGCTCGGGAACGGTCAGCGAGCAGCTGTGGAGCTCAGACAACGCGCCTGTGCACTACTGTGAAACTGCCCAGTGA